TAGGAATTTAGTGCCTGTAAGTAATTTTGGAAGACGATGGGTCTGATTTCCAACTACTTCACTCACAGTGCGACATCAAAAGAAATAGCGCCATGGATTGTCTGACCTAGTTTACACAATGATTTAGCGTCAGAGGTTGTAGAATGAAACCAAAATTCATGCACTTGCATGATTTAAGCATTCAAACCTTGTAGAATGCCTAGAACATTCATTACAAAAGGTTGAAAGATATTATGACTATTCAAATAATTGCCCTCTTTTTTTGTCTTGCTAGATAGCCCGAGCAATATTAGTTCAGGCAAAAGCATTATTGCTAGAGTAGGTTTTTTGTGGTGCTCCAAAGATGTACCATATACGTCTAAACCGCTGAATATTTAAGGACAAAACAATCTACTGTTACCCAGCGGGAAATAAAGTTCTGCACCTGCCACTTTTTAGATTTTAGAACAAATAGTGGCTATTTACCTATGTTGCATCTTGCATGTGTATGTAATGCACTTAACACGCGCTTTCCCAGCATTGGGAATGGTGGGTAGTTGGCAAATGATATGGTGGGAAGAATATCTAAAAGCTttgttaacaaaaaaaatgtatgcatCATACACATGCTTTTTCTGAAATTCGGAATTATTGTGTGCTTGACTGTATCTGTGCTGCACAAGTATCCGTTGGCTTAGCAAACCTTATGAATTATTTGAGCGGATCCAAATATTCCATCATAAATGGTGTATTTGAATTTAGTGATTATTGCTCATCACTTTTGAACAATTATAAGAAATGATGGGGTTTTCTTGTCATTATTCTTTGATATGCACTGTACTACTTgaagttttttcttctctttttacACATCATTTGCATCATTTGTATCTGCACAAATGTTAACATCCCTGATTCCCTGTTCTGTCTACTTTTTCCCCCAACAATAGTGGACTGAGAATAATTACTTGCATTCTCGCATCATGTTTTCCAGGACAAGATGGACCTCTCATCTCAGGATCAGAcaacacaacaacaacaaaaacgaAATGGCCGAAGAGTAGTTGGTAGCTCTCAAATCTGGACAGTATGTAGCTTTTCCCTTATTCCTCTCACTCGGTAGTCTTGAGCAAAACTAAATACTGAAATATTCTATTTTCTACAGCGGTATGGTGTTCTGCTACCAAGCCAGCAGACAAGGAAGCTAAAAGAATGGGTCctaactgatgaacaacaacaGCTAGTCAGTGCTAGTGGCCTTGGACATCTTGCTCTTACCACCGGATTTACCATCGATCGTTCTTTGCTTACAGCCTTTTGTGAGAGATGGGACAATGAAACAAATACTGCACATTTCATGGGATTTGAAATGGCTCCTTCTCTCCGTGATGTTTCATACATTCTTGGAATTCCAGTGACCGGTCATGTAGTGACTGCAGAacccattggtgatgaagctGTGAAGCGGATGTGCTGTCATTACTTAGGAGAGAGCCCTGGTAGTGGGGAGCAACTATGTGGCTTGATCAGATTGACTTGGTTGTACAGGAAATTCCATCAACTGCCAGAGAACCCCACCATCAATGATATTGTATTTAGCACCAGAGCATACCTTCTATATCTGGTTGGCTCTACCTTGTTTCCTGACACAATGAGGGGATTTGTATCCCCAAGATATCTACCACTTTTGGGTGATTTTGGGAAGATACATGAGTATGCTTGGGGGGCTGCTGCCCTTGCTCATTTGTATAGAGGATTGTCTGTTGCAGTAACGCCAAACTCTACCACCCAGTTCCTCGGCAGTGCAACTTTGCTCATGGTACTGTCTCTTTTGTGTATTTCTTTTgttatttatatttttgtttataCCCTCTTCTTCACTAATCAGAGATTCCATTGTTTCCACAAGGCCTGGATTTATGAGTATTTTCCGTTAACTCAACCCCAACAAAAGAATCAGAACACCTTACTGCCTCGGGCATGCCGATGGAACTTTGGAGGAGTGACACGTGGACAGAGAAAGAATGTTATGGAATGGGGAAAGGTTTTCGAGCAGCTTCAGTTGTCTGATGCAAGTCCAGTTTACCTACTTTTATAAAATTATACCTATGTTTTATTTGCTGCTGAATTTATTTTACCTTCATTATTTTTCAGGTCAACTGGAATCCTTACAAAGACATAAACCCAGCTATTGTTCCAGGCTATTGCATTGCAGCAGATAACGTTTGCTACTCCCGTACATGGCTAATCAGCTTTAACATTAAAGAGGTGTATGTACCTGACCGGTTTACTAGGCAGTTTGGGAGGGAGCAAGGTCGCCTCCATGGGGTGCCAATGTGGGCAAGAAGAACTTGGAGTAAGGGGAAGGACTGGAGGATTGAGTATGCTCGTGAGATTGAGGACTTCCATCAATTGGTTGGCTGTCATTTCACCCCTTCTGCAGAAACTAATATCAACTCCCTCCCGAATTGGTCTATAGCCGGACAGAGTACTACAGGATGCAGTCGGAATGCCCCTCAAAACTTCTCTGTGATGGTAAGCCCCCAGTAGGAATCCATTCAttcatacatttttctaaAGCATTTTGATTCTTGATATGACCGTTGGTTGTGGGTTGTAGGTTGAAGATCTGAAGAATGATCTCCCAGTAATTGATCGCTATCTGGAGGGACAGTTACTGCCTGTGGAGGTCGCAAGCTTCCTAGAGAGGGTCAGTACGATGATCAAAACTTACTCCCCACCACAGAGCAGTCAAAGAAAAGAGCAAGCAGCCCAGGGCCAAAATCGCACTGTTAGTGCAAAGAACCCAAGAAAGAGGGTAAAACCTTTGATCGCTCAAGATCCTTCGAGCCCTCAGGATTCCCTGCTATATCAAAATCCAGGTGTGCTGGTACCTAATCAGGCTACCAAGAGTAACAGGGTGCTGGATGGCACTGTACCTTTGCTAAACGGAGAAGTGTTCAAGGAACATGAGGCCATGGATCCCTGGCAAATGTCGCATTTGGCGGCGGAGTCCTCTTCCTCACCAGACTCTAGCTCCCAGGAATCAAGAAAGCGGAGGCAATGCCCTGACGAAGCCAGAACCCCAAGGAGTAATGAAGTCCTCCGAAGGAGTGGAAGGCTCTGCGTGCAGCTCAAAATGTTCAAGCACAAGGACGGAGTGGGGGcagaggagaccaacccgatCTTTCTCTGATGGACACCGACATCCCTGGCCGGTTTTCGCATTGTACAAAGTAGTGGACAGCTTGTGGGGTTCTGGGCCTTGCTCGTAGTGAGTGAAACCCAGCCTTTTGCGTTTTAGATAGCTTATCTCTCCCTCTAGCTTATGTGCAACTCTGTGGTATATGCACTGTAGGATGTCCTCTCCAGTCTTCGGTAAATCTGCAGCTCTTTTCTAACCTTTGTGTTGTGTGTTGTGATGACGCCCGAGCCTTGTTGCCTTCTGTTTTGGTGCAGACATGCAAGTGCTATGGTCTCTCGAGCTGATCTACTTTGATAACATCCAGACAATACACCGTGAAAGCTGGGAGAAATATCGTTTCCAAATAGGGCCTACTTGTTTCTCAGTTTCTAGTTTGTGTGGAGTAGTACCATTGGCATTGAGGTCTGTTTGATTCGCACGATTCCAAGAACGTGGAAGTAGGAAAACATTAAATGCCATAGCCTATTGAAACATGGACGAATAATTGAAAACCGGTTTTCCTATTGACAAGTTGTATGTTTCTTATTTAGAAATCAGTCGACTTGTTTGGCCGTCAAATCTTAATTCAACGGCTGGCAGCTGCACGTTGAAGAATGAAGAGTGGAGATGTCATCTAGGTAGGGTTTTGATACTTCATAAAATGAAATTTGATCACGTGTCTGAAAAATGACCACACCCATTGAAAACAGTAGTTGTTTGATCCTTTGTGCTCGCACACGCACAAAAGCAGAAATTTGTagggaaagaaacaaaaactttCAAGAGGTTGAATTCAATGAAAAACgtttttatgaaatttgcaTGTAAAATGGTCCACGGGAAAAACTCCTATGCTTCTTATTGATTTTGTTCTTAATTGAACCGTTTTGATACTTCGTAAAGTGAGATTTGATCGGGTGTCTCAAATACCACGCTCTGAGAGGAATACATTGCTCTGTGAACGACAAACAGATTAAACTAATATCCCTAAAAAACAGATTAAACTAATAAACAAAGAAATGTTCCCTGAGTTAGATACAACATTCGTGCACGAGGGCAGCCAACCGGTCAAGCCATCTCAATAAcacatactctctccgtctaacaaaaaatgtctcaagtttgtcaaaatttaaatatatctaaacatgacttagtgtatagatgcattcaaatttggtgaCGTATCCTGTGAAAACTCTGGTTCAGTGAAAACCTGAAAACTTCTGTGAGCTGTTGGATCAACATCGTATGGTTCAGATCAGAGGTGGGATTCCCACAAGCTACTTAAACGCACTTCTGTGCAAAACCCCCGGACTAAACCTCCGCTTCACGTATCGAATTCGTCGCTAGGAGAGATCCATACGTCGCCAGGAGAACCGATGGAGCAACGCCGGCCGTCTTCCCTCCCTCCGCGATGGCCCCCACGAAGCTGCACCCTCACCGACGCCTACCTTCTGCCCCGCATCCTGCGCCCTCCGCCCGTTTTTCCCTGGCCTGCGCAGgccaccggcggcagcggtcgCCAGACGTTGGCCGTGATGCCCCGTTCTCCTCTGGTCCCGTACGGGAGAACACTGCCCGCGCAGGCCACCTTCGAGATCGCTTGCCGGACGCCAACAATCAACTCCTACCCTCCGATGGCCACGGGCAGGACTTTGCCGGCCACGTGCGGGAGCACTAGACCTCCGCCGGCCACGTGCGGGAGCGTTCCCCTGTTTCCAGCTATGATCCCCCGACCTCCACCGGCCCCTAACGTGAGCCATTGTCCGACTTCTGTCGTGGCTCGTTCTTCAGAGCACGCTTCACCGCAGCTCGTCAGAAGCAACACCCTCGACCAACCTTTGATCACGAATACGCACCTGCCTCCAAGCAGCAGTACAGAGGTATGCATTGGAATTGGTTGACGGCTGCTTTCGTTCATTGATACCAACTGATCGCTGCactttcttatttttattaGGTTGATTGTAATTTGGTGAGGAATACTAATTTTTTTACACCATTGAATTCTACTcagaagaaataaaacaagTGGCATGTCATCAATCTAAAGCACTCAAGAGGCAACTAGTAAGATGCCGAGATCCATCGATCTATAGACTATAACCCCGTCTCCTAGTTCTACGTCTTCTACCACGGCAACCAACCCTTGAACCTCTCGTCCACCACCTGCGGCTGCTGTTCGTCCACCTTCTTTGGCCGTCCGTCACCGATGACGCCGACATCccgcgccttcttcttcacaGGCAGTACAGCAGCGACCCCTTGCTCCCTTCTTGCGCACGGTTCGTTCTTTACAACAGCAGCAACCGGTGCCGGTTTGCGAAGCGGGCGGGCGAAGCAACGTTGGGCAAGCGAAGGTGTCGAGCAAGACAAGGATCCGCACGCCGCCCTTGGCGAGGCGCGGGTCGGCGCAGGCTCCGGACGCGTACGCCGATGTCTCCTTCTGGGCC
This is a stretch of genomic DNA from Brachypodium distachyon strain Bd21 chromosome 1, Brachypodium_distachyon_v3.0, whole genome shotgun sequence. It encodes these proteins:
- the LOC100830395 gene encoding protein MAIN-LIKE 1 isoform X1 — encoded protein: MDLSSQDQTTQQQQKRNGRRVVGSSQIWTRYGVLLPSQQTRKLKEWVLTDEQQQLVSASGLGHLALTTGFTIDRSLLTAFCERWDNETNTAHFMGFEMAPSLRDVSYILGIPVTGHVVTAEPIGDEAVKRMCCHYLGESPGSGEQLCGLIRLTWLYRKFHQLPENPTINDIVFSTRAYLLYLVGSTLFPDTMRGFVSPRYLPLLGDFGKIHEYAWGAAALAHLYRGLSVAVTPNSTTQFLGSATLLMAWIYEYFPLTQPQQKNQNTLLPRACRWNFGGVTRGQRKNVMEWGKVFEQLQLSDVNWNPYKDINPAIVPGYCIAADNVCYSRTWLISFNIKEVYVPDRFTRQFGREQGRLHGVPMWARRTWSKGKDWRIEYAREIEDFHQLVGCHFTPSAETNINSLPNWSIAGQSTTGCSRNAPQNFSVMVEDLKNDLPVIDRYLEGQLLPVEVASFLERVSTMIKTYSPPQSSQRKEQAAQGQNRTVSAKNPRKRVKPLIAQDPSSPQDSLLYQNPGVLVPNQATKSNRVLDGTVPLLNGEVFKEHEAMDPWQMSHLAAESSSSPDSSSQESRKRRQCPDEARTPRSNEVLRRSGRLCVQLKMFKHKDGVGAEETNPIFL
- the LOC100830395 gene encoding protein MAIN-LIKE 1 isoform X2; the encoded protein is MDLSSQDQTTQQQQKRNGRRVVGSSQIWTRYGVLLPSQQTRKLKEWVLTDEQQQLVSASGLGHLALTTGFTIDRSLLTAFCERWDNETNTAHFMGFEMAPSLRDVSYILGIPVTGHVVTAEPIGDEAVKRMCCHYLGESPGSGEQLCGLIRLTWLYRKFHQLPENPTINDIVFSTRAYLLYLVGSTLFPDTMRGFVSPRYLPLLGDFGKIHEYAWGAAALAHLYRGLSVAVTPNSTTQFLGSATLLMAWIYEYFPLTQPQQKNQNTLLPRACRWNFGGVTRGQRKNVMEWGKVNWNPYKDINPAIVPGYCIAADNVCYSRTWLISFNIKEVYVPDRFTRQFGREQGRLHGVPMWARRTWSKGKDWRIEYAREIEDFHQLVGCHFTPSAETNINSLPNWSIAGQSTTGCSRNAPQNFSVMVEDLKNDLPVIDRYLEGQLLPVEVASFLERVSTMIKTYSPPQSSQRKEQAAQGQNRTVSAKNPRKRVKPLIAQDPSSPQDSLLYQNPGVLVPNQATKSNRVLDGTVPLLNGEVFKEHEAMDPWQMSHLAAESSSSPDSSSQESRKRRQCPDEARTPRSNEVLRRSGRLCVQLKMFKHKDGVGAEETNPIFL